From a single Prinia subflava isolate CZ2003 ecotype Zambia chromosome 29, Cam_Psub_1.2, whole genome shotgun sequence genomic region:
- the LOC134562583 gene encoding D(1) dopamine receptor-like: protein MDGFYPSAGGAGQDELDASSAEQEQSPLSPLSPLSLRVATAACLSLLILATLLGNSLVCAAVLRFPQLRSKVTNLFVVSLAVSDLLVAVLVMPWRAASDVLGFWPFGAFCDLWVAFDITCCTASILHLCLISVERYWAMADPFGHHRRVTQAVAFLAIGAAWLLSLLISFIPVQLQWHREQPGFNGSAEEGRCDPSLGGVYAISSSLISFYIPVAIMLGTYGRLFRAARRQLRRISSLEGPGSSDGETSPKSSLRKETKLLQTLSVIVGVFVCCWLPFFVLNCLVPFCAPEPCASAAVLGTFTWLGWANSALNPVIYAFNAEFRRAFSSLLGCGRLCPVAVQRVTLSNELASFHPDTRGAGDTLGHPTLLPHAGPRGERHEVVLERISPGCSPPLEPLPEGGAPARLGRVPPPAFH, encoded by the coding sequence ATGGACGGGTTCTACCCCTCAGcgggaggagctgggcaggacgAGCTCGatgccagctcagcagagcaggagcagtccccgctgtccccgctgtccccgctgtccctgcgGGTGGCGACAGCCgcctgcctgtccctcctcatCCTCGCCACGCTGCTGGGGAACAGCCTGGTGTGCGCCGCCGTGCTCCGCTTCCCCCAGCTGCGCTCCAAGGTCACCAACCTGTTCGTGGTGTCCTTGGCCGTGTCCGACCTGCTGGTGGCCGTGCTGGTGATGCCCTGGAGAGCGGCCAGTGACGTGCTGGGCTTTTGGCCCTTTGGGGCTTTCTGTGACCTCTGGGTGGCTTTCGACATCACCTGCTGCACGGCCTCCATCCTGCACCTCTGCCTCATCAGCGTCGAGCGCTACTGGGCCATGGCCGACCCCTTCGGCCACCACAGGAGGGTGACACAGGCTGTGGCCTTCCTCGCCATCGGCGCggcctggctgctgtccctcctcaTCTCCTTCATCCCcgtgcagctgcagtggcaccGGGAGCAGCCGGGGTTTAATGGCTCTGCGGAGGAGGGGAGGTGTGACCCCAGCCTCGGTGGGGTCTACGCCATCTCCTCGTCCCTCATCAGCTTCTACATCCCCGTTGCCATCATGCTGGGCACCTACGGGCGCCTCTTCCGCGCCGCGCGGCGCCAGCTCCGCAGGATCTCCTCCCTGGAGGGGCCGGGCAGCAGCGATGGGGAAACCTCCCCGAAAAGCTCCCTCAGGAAGGAGACCAAGCTGCTCCAGACGCTCTCCGTCATCGTGGGCGTCTTcgtgtgctgctggctgcccttCTTCGTGCTCAACTGCCTGGTGCCCTTCTGCGCGCCCGAGCCGTGCGCCAGCGCGGCCGTGCTGGGCACCTTcacctggctgggctgggccaaCTCCGCCCTCAACCCCGTCATCTACGCCTTCAACGCCGAATTCCGCAGGgccttctcctccctgctgggctgcGGCCGCTTGTGCCCTGTCGCCGTGCAGAGGGTGACCCTCAGCAACGAGCTGGCGTCCTTCCACCCCGACACCCGCGGCGCCGGGGACACCCTGGGCCACCCCACGCTGCTGCCCCACGCTGGGCCGCGGGGGGAGAGGCACGAGGTGGTTTTGGAGAGGATTTCTCCAGGGTGCTCTCCCCCTCTGGAGCCGCTTCCCGAGGGTGGAGCCCCCGCCCGGCTGGGGAGGGTCCCCCCGCCCGCCTTCCACTGA